GCGAGGAAGCGGACGGCACCTGCGCCGTGCCGCACACCACTGCCGGAGGCGAGGGCGCGCAGAGCGTCCCGCCCCTGTTACCCGATCCGTACCGACCGCGGCCCCTGTCCCTGCTCGAAGGCGCCCTGCTCGAAGGCGCCCTGTTCGAAGGCGCCCTGTCCGGTGGTCCCCTGTCCGGTGGCCGGGGGTCGGAGCAGGCAGTCGGACCACCGGGGGAGGCAGTCGGGTCACTGAAGAGAGCAGTTGGGGTGCCGGAGACGCCGGCCGGGGTACCGGTGGCGGCAGTCGGGGTCCCGGACGATGAACGCGGAACCCATGGACCGTCCGTCCCCCGATCTGGAACCGCTGCTCCGTCCGCTCTTCCACGCAGCCGCCCCGGGAGGCGGCATGGCCGTCGCGGTGATCCGCGGAGACGAGCGCACCGTCTCCTGCCGGGGTTACACGGACCGGGCGGGCGAGCGTGCCGTCCGGGCCGACACCCGGTTCGAGATCGGCTCCGTCACCAAGACGTTCACCGCCCTGCTGCTGGCCGAGATGGCCGCCCGCGGGGACGTCCGCTACGACGACCCGATCGACCGCTACCTGCCGGCCGATGCCGCCCCCGGGTACCCGCACGAGCGGCCGATCACCCTGCTGCACCTCGCCACCCACACCTCGGGGCTGCCACGGCTGCCCGTCGGGTTCACCCCGGCGGCGGTGCCCCGGTGGTTCACCGACCCGTACGCCTCCTTCGGGCTCTCGCACCTGTTGCGCGCGTGCCCCGGACGCCCGTGCGCGGGACCCTGGGGACGCAGGTCCGCTACTAAAATCTCGGCTGCGGACTGCTCGGCCTGCTGCTGGAGAACGCGGCCGGCCAGCGCTACGAAGAACTGCTGGCGGCCAGGGTCTGCGGGCCGCTCGGCCTGGTCGACACGTCCTGTGGGCCGGGTCGGGAGGCGGCCACCGGCTACCGGCGCGGGCGGCGGGTCCCGTCCTTCCGGATGCCGACCCTGCCGGGCGCCGCAGCGCTGCGCTCGACGGCGGACGACATGCTCCGCTACCTGCAGGCGCATCTCGCCCTGGAGGCGGTTCCACTGCCGGACCGGACCGACGCGGCGGCATTGCGTACGGCGCTGGGCGAGGTCCGGCGTCCCCGGGTGGGCCGTCGGCGGACGGGTGCCCGGATCTGCCTTGGCTGGAACCGGCGCCCGCTGTCCGAACGGCCGGGTGACGAGACGCCGGCGTACGGAGCGGCGTTCGCGGAGACGGCGGCGGAGGTGGCAGCGGAGGCGTACGGGGACGCCGACGCGGACGACGACGAGCTGGTCTACCACGCGGGCGCCACCCGTGGCTTCACGGCCTTCGTCGGCTTCAGCCCCCGGGCGCAGGTCGGTCTGGCGGTGCTGGCGGGCGCCCCTCCCCTGCGCGGCCGGGGCCTGCTCCAGGACGCGTACGCCACTCTGCGAACCCTGGTGGCTGAGCGGCGTCCGACAGCTGAGCGAGGCCCTGTTACGGGGCGGAGCCCGGTGGTGGGGCGGAACACGGCCGGGGCACGGAGCCCGGTTGCAGGCATCGGCCGGGTGGACGGCGGTGAATCGGGGGACGGTGGTGGCTCGGCGGAGCGGCGGGGGCCGGTGGCCGAGTGGAAGCCGACCGGGTAGGCGGCTGCTGCCGGAGGACGCGCGCGGGTTCCCCGGGACGGCCACTGCCGTCCCGGGGAACCCGCGGTCATCTACGGGTGATCAGCCTTCGCTGCCGGTGGTGGGGAGCTGGGACTGGATGAGGGACATGACGGTGCTGTCGGCGAGGGTGGTGGTGTCGCCGACCTCGCGGCCTTCGGCGATGTCGCGCAGGAGGCGGCGCATGATTTTGCCGGAGCGGGTCTTGGGGAGTTCGCTGACGACCTTGACCTGCTTGGGCTTGGCGATGGGGCCCAGGGTACGGCCGACGTGTGCGCGCAGTTCTTCGACGAGTTCGGGGCTGTCGGTGGCGGTGCCCCGCAGGATGACGAACGCGACGATGGCCTGGCCGGTGGTGGTGTCGGTGGCGCCGACGACGGCGGACTCGGCGACGGCGGGGTGGCCGACGAGCGCGGACTCGACCTCGGTGGTGGAGATGTTGTGGCCGGAGACGAGCATGACGTCGTCGACGCGGCCGAGGAGCCAGATGTCGCCGTCCTCGTCCTTCTTGGCGCCGTCGCCGGCGAAGTAGCGGCCGGGGAAGCGGGACCAGTACGTCTCGATGTAGCGCTGGTCGTCGCCCCAGATGGTGCGGAGCATGGACGGCCAGGGTTCGGTGAGGACGAGGTAGCCGCCGGAGCCGTTGGGGACTTCGTTGGCGTCGTCGTCGACGACGGTGGCGGTGATGCCGGGCAGGGCGCGTTGGGCGGAGCCGGGTTTGGTGGTGGTGACGCCGGGGAGGGGGCTGATCATCATGGCGCCGGTTTCGGTCTGCCACCAGGTGTCGACGATCGGGGTGTTGCCGGCGCCGATGTGGTCGCGGTACCAGACCCACGCTTCGGGGTTGATCGGCTCCCCGACCGATCCCAGCACCCGCAGGGTGGTGAGGTCGAACTTGGCGGGGATGTCGTCGCCCCACTTCATGAAGGTGCGGATCGCGGTGGGGGCGGTGTAGAGGATGGTGACGCCGTACTTCTGGATGATTTCCCAGAAGCGGCCCTGGTGGGGGGTGTCGGGGGTGCCTTCGTAGATGACCTGGGTGGCGCCGTTGGCGAGGGGGCCGTAGACGATGTAGGAGTGGCCGGTGACCCAGCCGATGTCGGCGGTGCACCAGTAGACGTCGGTGGCCGGTTTGAGGTCGAAGACGGCGTGGTGGGTGTAGGCGGCCTGGGTGAGGTAGCCGCCGGAGGTGTGCAGGATGCCCTTGGGCTTTCCGGTGGTGCCGGAGGTGTAGAGGATGAACAGCGGGTGTTCGGCGTCGTGGGCTTCGGCGGTGTGCTCGGCCGACTGGCGGGCGGTGATCTCGTGCCACCACACGTCGCGGCCTTCGGTGAAGGCGGTGTCCTGGCCGGTGCGGCGGACCACCAGGACGTGTTCGACCTGCGGGCACTTCGTCAGGGCCTCGTCGATGGCGGGTTTGAGGGCGGAGGGTTTGCCGCGTCGGTAGCCGCCGTCGGCGGTGATCACCAGTTTGGCGTCGGCGTCCTGGATGCGGGAGGCGACGGCGTCGGCGGAGAAGCCGCCGAAGACCACGGAGTGGGTGGCGCCGATCCGGGCGCAGGCGAGCATCGCGACGACGGCTTCGGCGATCATCGGCAGGTAGATCGCCACGCGGTCGCCCTTGGTGACGCCGAGTTCCAGCAGTGCGTTGGCGGCGCGGGAGACCTCGTCCTTCAGCTGGGCGTAGGTGATGGAGCGGCTGTCGCCGGGTTCGCCCTCGAAGTGGATCGCCACCCGGTCGCCGTTGCCGGCCTCGACGTGCCGGTCGACGCAGTTGTAAGCGACGTTGAGCTCGCCGTCGGCGAACCACTTCGCGAACGGCGGGTTGGACCAGTCGAGGGTCTCGGTGGGCTCGACGGCCCAGTCGAGACGGCGGGCCTGCTCGGCCCAGAAGGCCAGCCGGTCCTCGGAGGCCTGCGCGTACGCGGCCGCCGTGACGTTGGCCGAAGCCGCGAGCTCCGCGGGCGGGGCGAAGCGCCGCTCCTCCTTGAGCAGGTTGGCCAGGCTCTCGTTGCTCAACGCGCACTCCTCATCGAGTTTCTTCATGGGGCACTCCCGTGCGTAGGGATTGTCCCGTGTGTCCCAGCACACAGCTCACCAGGCGAACAGGGCTGTTGACAAGAGGCACCGAGAAATTGGTGTAGACCTTTCATCTCGGTGACGGTCCGACGACGGGTGTGGCGTGGGCGGTTGCAGAGGCGTGTGGGCCGGTGCGGGCACGAAAGCGTGGGCGTGGGCGGGGAGAGTACATAGGCGGGCGCGGGCGTCCGGCGGCGGGTACAGGGGTGTGCGTGGGCACGGCGGGGCGGGGGTCCGGCCGCGGTGAGCGTGTCCCGGGCGGGCGCGGGGCGGTGCGGGCTGTCGTGGGCGTGGGCGACGGCTGTGCGGGCTGTCGTGGGCGTGGGTGTGGGCGTGGGTGTGGGTGTGGGTGTGGGCGGTGCGGGCGCTGGGTGCCCCTGGGGGCTTCGGGTGACGGCCGGGCTCGGTGACCGGCAGGGCCGGTCGGCTTTGGCGGCCGCCGGGCCTCGGGAGGACGCCGGCGCCGGCAGGGCCACCGTCCGGTCGGAGGCAGTGGCCCTGCCGGGTCGGAGCGCGAGGGGCGGGGCGGCGCTGTGGCCGGGTCGGCCGGTCTCAGGCAGCCGCCTCCGCGGGCGTGGCGTCCCGCTCGGTCACCGGAGCGAACAGGCAGCTCGTCCGGTCGAGCACGTAGGTCTGCGCGGTGGCGAAGTCGAAGTACATGCCTACCAGCCGCAGCGTGCCCTCGTTGACCCGGCGTTCCACGGCCGGGTTCGCCAGCAACTGGTCCAGCTGCTGGACCACGTTGGTGATGCAGAGCTGCTCCGCCGGATCGACCACCGCGCGGTCGGCGAAGCCCGCCGGGGCCCGGTGCAGCCGGTCCAGTGAGCCCCGTCCGTTGCGCAGCCATCGTGCCAGTGCCGTGGGCGGCCCGGGGCGCTCGTGCACACCGTCCAGCAGGGCCTTCATCGCCCCGCAGCCGGAGTGCCCGCAGATCGTGATGGAGCGCACCTCCAGCACCTCGACCGCGTACTGCACCGCCGCGGCCACCGAGTCGTCCGCCGCGCCCGGCTCGAACGGCGCAGGCACCAGGTTGCCGATGTTGCGAACGGTGAAGAGATCCCCCGGGCCACTGTTGGTGATCATGCTGGTGACCAGCCGCGAGTCCGCGCAGGTCAGGAAGAGCTGAGAGGGCGTCTGGCCCTCCCGGGCGAGCCGGGCCAGCTCGGGGCGCACCAGCGGCGCGGTGTGCTGCTGGAACACCCGGATGCCGTCCAGTAGTCGATTGTGCGGATCCTCCTGCTGCTCGATGCAGTGGTGGCCGACCCACGGGGTCCAGGCGCGGCAGCGGTGCGGGCCGGGCGAACTGCCCGAGCGCAGCGCACCGTCCGGATCCAGCACGGTGTCGTCCTGCGGTTCGGTCACCATCACCACCTGGCCGCCCGCCGCCTGGTGGCCGGAGCGCCAGGCGTGCAGGGCCTCGTACGCGGCGTGGTCCAGGAACGATCCGTCGTGGCACACGGTCACCCGGGCAGTGAGGGGGATACCGGCCAGGGCCCGGCTCAGCCGGGGCACCGCGGCGAAGGTCAGCGGGCCGTGAGTCTGTACGGCGAACGACCCG
The sequence above is drawn from the Kitasatospora sp. NBC_00315 genome and encodes:
- a CDS encoding serine hydrolase → MENAAGQRYEELLAARVCGPLGLVDTSCGPGREAATGYRRGRRVPSFRMPTLPGAAALRSTADDMLRYLQAHLALEAVPLPDRTDAAALRTALGEVRRPRVGRRRTGARICLGWNRRPLSERPGDETPAYGAAFAETAAEVAAEAYGDADADDDELVYHAGATRGFTAFVGFSPRAQVGLAVLAGAPPLRGRGLLQDAYATLRTLVAERRPTAERGPVTGRSPVVGRNTAGARSPVAGIGRVDGGESGDGGGSAERRGPVAEWKPTG
- the acs gene encoding acetate--CoA ligase, whose product is MKKLDEECALSNESLANLLKEERRFAPPAELAASANVTAAAYAQASEDRLAFWAEQARRLDWAVEPTETLDWSNPPFAKWFADGELNVAYNCVDRHVEAGNGDRVAIHFEGEPGDSRSITYAQLKDEVSRAANALLELGVTKGDRVAIYLPMIAEAVVAMLACARIGATHSVVFGGFSADAVASRIQDADAKLVITADGGYRRGKPSALKPAIDEALTKCPQVEHVLVVRRTGQDTAFTEGRDVWWHEITARQSAEHTAEAHDAEHPLFILYTSGTTGKPKGILHTSGGYLTQAAYTHHAVFDLKPATDVYWCTADIGWVTGHSYIVYGPLANGATQVIYEGTPDTPHQGRFWEIIQKYGVTILYTAPTAIRTFMKWGDDIPAKFDLTTLRVLGSVGEPINPEAWVWYRDHIGAGNTPIVDTWWQTETGAMMISPLPGVTTTKPGSAQRALPGITATVVDDDANEVPNGSGGYLVLTEPWPSMLRTIWGDDQRYIETYWSRFPGRYFAGDGAKKDEDGDIWLLGRVDDVMLVSGHNISTTEVESALVGHPAVAESAVVGATDTTTGQAIVAFVILRGTATDSPELVEELRAHVGRTLGPIAKPKQVKVVSELPKTRSGKIMRRLLRDIAEGREVGDTTTLADSTVMSLIQSQLPTTGSEG